In the Vicia villosa cultivar HV-30 ecotype Madison, WI unplaced genomic scaffold, Vvil1.0 ctg.000481F_1_1, whole genome shotgun sequence genome, one interval contains:
- the LOC131628818 gene encoding transcription initiation factor TFIID subunit 7-like, translating to MEEQFILRVPPNVAEQIERLLNESNPSSSSEDKSLDLQFTEDGRSGEFVIGDDHFPAYLLDLPSVVESYKTYDDNSLVKTADISQMIMVRESGDAAPDVIECRHGLTPPMRDARKRRFRREPDLNPELVSRVEKDLLKIIAGGTADNLDVEIAEQEGDENARGTNKKPATTPVSKHDVPESHTNAGDNDRSDSDESDESV from the exons ATGGAGGAGCAATTCATACTCAGAGTTCCACCTAACGTTGCGGAGCAGATAGAGCGTCTTCTTAACGAAAGCAATCCTTCTTCGTCGTCCGAAGACAAGTCGCTAGATTTGCAATTCACCGAGGATGGAAGAAGCGGCGAGTTTGTTATTGGGGATGACCACTTCCCAGCTTATCTACTTGACCTACCTTCTGTTGTTGAATCATACAAGACTTACGACGATAATTCTTTGGTTAAGACAGCCGATATTAGTCAG ATGATTATGGTGAGGGAATCCGGTGATGCTGCTCCAGATGTAATTGAGTGTAGACATGGCCTCACCCCTCCCATGAGAGACGCACGCAAGCGCAGATTCCGCAGAGAGCCTGACCTTAAT CCCGAGCTTGTCTCTCGTGTTGAGAAAGATCTTCTCAAAATCATCGCTGGAGGAACCGCTGATAATCTTGAT GTGGAAATAGCTGAGCAAGAAGGGGATGAGAATGCTCGAGGTACTAACAAGAAACCTGCAACTACACCTGTATCAAAACACGATGTTCCAGAGAGTCATACAAACGCCGGGGATAATGACAGGAGTGACTCTGATGAATCTGATGAGTCAGTTTGA
- the LOC131628795 gene encoding uncharacterized protein LOC131628795 isoform X2, whose protein sequence is MAKKRVPDWLNSPIWSSPSDHHRFSAALDPPEPPSPPPVTVNEDPPLIQHSRGNHNGIATSSPSSSSSSASTSSADDMSVSRRAQCQAQLLAELLLGYLPPDHALWSSELAKKRSQYKRFKQDILINPSEITRRMWDSASYDADELKCETRCMLPRSQVTHEEHPLSLGKTSIWNQFFQDTGIIEQIDRDVKRTHPDMHFFCGDSQLAKSNQEALKNILIIFAKLNPGIRYVQGMHEVLAPLFYVFRNDPDEENAAFSEPDTFFCFVEVMSGFRDNFCQQLDNSVVGIRSTITRLSHLLREHDEELWRHLEVTTKVNPQFYAFRWITLLLTQDFNFSEILRIWDTLLSDPDGLQETLLRICCAMLILVRRRLLAGDFTSNLKLLQSYPSTNISHLLHVANKLRVQSV, encoded by the exons ATGGCGAAGAAACGTGTTCCCGATTGGCTCAACAGTCCTATCTGGTCCTCCCCCTCCGACCACCACCGCTTTTCCGCCGCCCTTGACCCGCCGGAACCTCCCTCTCCACCCCCTGTCACCGTCAATGAAGATCCTCCTTTAATTCAACATTCGCGTGGCAACCACAATGGCATTGCCacttcatctccatcttcttcttcgTCCTCCGCTTCTACCTCCTCCGCCGATGATATGTCCGTCTCTCGTCGGGCCCAGTGCCAGGCCCAGTTGTTAGCCGAG CTTCTGCTAGGGTATCTACCACCTGATCACGCCCTTTGGTCCTCTGAATTAGCAAAGAAGAGGTCTCAATACAAACGTTTCAAACAAGACATTCTTATCAATCCT TCAGAAATCACGAGGAGGATGTGGGACTCTGCTAGTTATGATGCCGATGAACTCAAATGTGAGACCAGGTGCATGCTTCCTAGATCACAAGTCACTCACGAGGAACATCCTTTGAGTCTTGGCAAGACCAGCATTTGGAATCAGTTTTTCCAG GATACCGGTATCATAGAGCAGATTGACCGCGATGTGAAGCGTACTCATCCAGATATGCACTTCTTCTGTGGTGATTCTCAATTAGCAAAATCTAATCAG GAGGCCTTAAAGaacatattaattatttttgcaaagTTGAACCCAGGTATTAGATATGTTCAAGGGATGCATGAAGTATTGGCTCCTTTATTCTATGTGTTCAGAAATGATCCGGACGAGGAAAATGCA GCCTTTTCTGAACCAGACACATTCTTTTGTTTTGTTGAAGTAATGAGTGGATTCCGAGATAATTTTTGTCAACAGCTTGACAATAGTGTTGTTGGAATTCGTTCGACTATTACAAGATTGTCTCATCTTTTGAGAGAACACGATGAAGAACTATGGCGTCATCTTGAGGTCACGACCAAA GTCAACCCCCAATTTTATGCATTTAGGTGGATTACTCTCCTCTTGACTCAGGACTTCAATTTTTCGGAGATCCTTCGGATTTGGGACACCCTTTTAAGTGATCCTGATGGTCTACAG GAGACACTTCTACGAATATGCTGTGCAATGCTAATTCTCGTTCGGAGGCGCCTCCTGGCGGGTGATTTCACTTCTAATCTCAAATTGCTGCAAAGTTATCCTTCTACAAACATTAGTCATTTGCTCCATGTTGCCAATAAGTTACGTGTACAGTCAGTGTAA
- the LOC131628819 gene encoding cation/H(+) antiporter 4-like, translating to MSINSNDTVFNRITRLNETGYEVCYDAPPHTVSDGLWGGKENGRTPLKSFVPLFELQVLVIFALTEITTLVLKPLRLPPFILQMIAGLIIAILFEVKELEKYMTAVFPYGTHDIISAISSFGFVLFIFINGVQMDFSMITRTGNKAWTVSIIGLVVPLFVGITPLLVYPEKIIAIEVKNGNGIYVALVSHAISSFAVIASLLSELQIQNSELGRLSLSSALVSDILSTVVTTNIIAVRTNPSLKVVSRNLISLFILAVFVPLICRPIMFWIIKHTPEGRNVKDGYIYVIIALVFALGVVSVKIDQEFVLGVFILGLSVPEGPPLGSALVKKLQFFGPTLLLPIFVTTSVLKADFSIDFSSFVMVSTGMVILLTHVVKIAACFITALCCKMPVNDALCLSLILNTKGVIEIGAYHALFDNNVIDGKTYGVMMLSVMIIGTIVHWSVKFLYDPSRKYAGYQKRNIVGLKRNSDLRILLTVQKHNHISGATDFLDICCPTNENPLTVDVIHVIELVGRALPVFIPHCLQRQLSRSASHKSYSDDVILAFDIYEHENQNALSINTYTAISPANLMYEDVCNLALDKVASIIILPFHIRWSSDGVVESDDKKILRALNQKVLEIAPCSVGILVTRANSIPKTTSSNSVALEYSITRLAIIYIGGSDDDEEILCLAKRAMNSPRIKLVVYHLVAKDCIAELEDLMVTGEEMLQELKHSENVKYQEIFTKDGSQTAGFLRDIVTEHDFFIVGRRHGSMSPQTDGLSEWSEFPELGAIGDFLSSPDLNSWASVLVVQQQLSCKNELKGWVL from the exons ATGAGCATAAATTCAAATGACACAGTGTTCAACAGAATCACAAGATTGAATGAAACAGGTTACGAAGTTTGTTATGATGCTCCACCCCATACTGTTTCAGATGGTTTATGGGGTggaaaagaaaatggaagaactCCACTCAAATCTTTTGTTCCCTTGTTTGAATTACAAGTGCTTGTCATTTTCGCCCTCACCGAAATCACCACTTTGGTTCTCAAACCTCTGAGACTCCCTCCATTCATCTTACAAATGATT GCTGGTTTGATTATAGCCATTTTGTTTGAGGTGAAAGAACTGGAGAAATACATGACAGCGGTGTTTCCTTATGGAACTCATGACATAATTTCGGCGATTTCATCATTTGGTTTTGTGTTATTCATTTTCATAAACGGTGTACAAATGGATTTCAGCATGATAACGAGGACGGGAAACAAGGCATGGACAGTTTCGATTATTGGTTTGGTGGTACCATTATTTGTTGGCATTACACCATTACTAGTGTACCCTGAAAAAATAATAGCCATTGAGGTAAAAAACGGAAATGGAATTTATGTTGCATTGGTTTCTCATGCTATAAGTTCATTTGCGGTGATTGCTTCGCTTTTGAGTGAACTGCAAATCCAAAACTCCGAGCTTGGTAGATTGTCTTTGTCCTCGGCTTTAGTTAGTGACATATTGAGCACGGTTGTTACAACCAATATTATCGCGGTTAGGACTAATCCTAGTCTGAAAGTGGTTTCGAGAAACTTGATCTCGCTCTTTATACTTGCAGTATTCGTTCCATTAATATGCAGACCGATTATGTTTTGGATCATTAAACATACACCAGAAGGACGAAATGTCAAAGACGGTTACATTTATGTGATTATTGCATTGGTTTTTGCTTTAGGTGTTGTATCAGTTAAGATAGATCAAGAATTTGTCTTAGGAGTTTTCATTTTGGGACTTTCCGTTCCCGAAGGACCTCCTTTAGGATCTGCATTGGTTAAGAAGCTTCAGTTCTTTGGACCGACGCTTCTTTTGCCTATATTTGTGACTACTTCTGTGTTGAAAGCAGATTTTTCAATCGATTTTTCATCGTTCGTTATGGTGTCTACCGGTATGGTGATTCTTTTGACTCATGTGGTTAAAATAGCAGCATGCTTTATAACTGCCCTCTGCTGCAAGATGCCTGTCAATGATGCTTTGTGCCTTTCCCTCATTTTGAACACCAAAGGTGTAATCGAAATCGGCGCCTACCATGCCTTATTCGACAATAAT GTTATCGACGGGAAAACATATGGAGTTATGATGTTAAGTGTAATGATCATAGGAACCATTGTGCATTGGTCAGTGAAGTTTTTATATGATCCATCAAGGAAATACGCAGGGTACCAAAAACGGAACATCGTTGGTTTAAAGCGAAACTCGGACCTGAGAATACTATTAACAGTTCAaaaacataatcatatttcaGGAGCAACAGATTTCTTAGACATATGTTGTCCAACAAATGAGAATCCACTCACAGTTGATGTGATTCATGTGATTGAGCTAGTTGGAAGAGCCTTACCTGTTTTCATTCCTCATTGCCTTCAAAGACAACTATCAAGATCCGCTTCGCATAAATCATATTCCGACGATGTCATTCTTGCTTTCGATATCTACGAGCACGAAAATCAAAATGCATTATCAATAAACACTTACACAGCAATCTCTCCAGCAAATCTCATGTATGAAGATGTTTGTAACCTCGCATTGGACAAAGTTGCATCCATCATAATTCTTCCTTTTCATATAAGATGGTCTAGCGACGGCGTTGTTGAATCCGACGACAAGAAAATACTCCGAGCGTTGAATCAAAAAGTCCTCGAAATAGCCCCATGTTCGGTCGGAATCCTGGTAACTCGCGCTAATTCGATACCGAAGACAACATCATCAAACTCAGTAGCATTGGAATATTCCATTACTCGATTAGCCATCATTTATATAGGGGGATCGGACGACGATGAAGAAATTTTATGCTTAGCGAAACGAGCGATGAATAGTCCGAGGATCAAACTAGTTGTTTACCATCTTGTTGCTAAAGACTGCATAGCAGAATTGGAGGACTTAATGGTAACTGGTGAAGAAATGTTGCAAGAGCTGAAACATTCAGAAAATGTGAAGTATCAAGAGATTTTCACAAAGGATGGATCACAAACAGCTGGTTTCTTACGCGACATAGTTACCGAACACGACTTTTTTATAGTCGGGAGAAGACACGGAAGTATGTCGCCTCAAACAGATGGATTATCAGAATGGAGTGAGTTTCCAGAACTTGGTGCTATTGGAGATTTTCTATCATCGCCTGATCTTAATAGTTGGGCTTCTGTTTTGGTTGTGCAGCAACAACTTTCGTGCAAGAATGAACTCAAAGGTTGGGTTTTGTAG
- the LOC131628795 gene encoding uncharacterized protein LOC131628795 isoform X1, which yields MAKKRVPDWLNSPIWSSPSDHHRFSAALDPPEPPSPPPVTVNEDPPLIQHSRGNHNGIATSSPSSSSSSASTSSADDMSVSRRAQCQAQLLAELSRKVIDMRELRRIASQGIPDFPGLRSTVWKLLLGYLPPDHALWSSELAKKRSQYKRFKQDILINPSEITRRMWDSASYDADELKCETRCMLPRSQVTHEEHPLSLGKTSIWNQFFQDTGIIEQIDRDVKRTHPDMHFFCGDSQLAKSNQEALKNILIIFAKLNPGIRYVQGMHEVLAPLFYVFRNDPDEENAAFSEPDTFFCFVEVMSGFRDNFCQQLDNSVVGIRSTITRLSHLLREHDEELWRHLEVTTKVNPQFYAFRWITLLLTQDFNFSEILRIWDTLLSDPDGLQETLLRICCAMLILVRRRLLAGDFTSNLKLLQSYPSTNISHLLHVANKLRVQSV from the exons ATGGCGAAGAAACGTGTTCCCGATTGGCTCAACAGTCCTATCTGGTCCTCCCCCTCCGACCACCACCGCTTTTCCGCCGCCCTTGACCCGCCGGAACCTCCCTCTCCACCCCCTGTCACCGTCAATGAAGATCCTCCTTTAATTCAACATTCGCGTGGCAACCACAATGGCATTGCCacttcatctccatcttcttcttcgTCCTCCGCTTCTACCTCCTCCGCCGATGATATGTCCGTCTCTCGTCGGGCCCAGTGCCAGGCCCAGTTGTTAGCCGAG TTATCTAGGAAGGTAATAGATATGCGTGAATTGAGGAGAATTGCTTCGCAAGGGATACCCGATTTTCCTGGTTTACGTTCTACTGTCTGGAAG CTTCTGCTAGGGTATCTACCACCTGATCACGCCCTTTGGTCCTCTGAATTAGCAAAGAAGAGGTCTCAATACAAACGTTTCAAACAAGACATTCTTATCAATCCT TCAGAAATCACGAGGAGGATGTGGGACTCTGCTAGTTATGATGCCGATGAACTCAAATGTGAGACCAGGTGCATGCTTCCTAGATCACAAGTCACTCACGAGGAACATCCTTTGAGTCTTGGCAAGACCAGCATTTGGAATCAGTTTTTCCAG GATACCGGTATCATAGAGCAGATTGACCGCGATGTGAAGCGTACTCATCCAGATATGCACTTCTTCTGTGGTGATTCTCAATTAGCAAAATCTAATCAG GAGGCCTTAAAGaacatattaattatttttgcaaagTTGAACCCAGGTATTAGATATGTTCAAGGGATGCATGAAGTATTGGCTCCTTTATTCTATGTGTTCAGAAATGATCCGGACGAGGAAAATGCA GCCTTTTCTGAACCAGACACATTCTTTTGTTTTGTTGAAGTAATGAGTGGATTCCGAGATAATTTTTGTCAACAGCTTGACAATAGTGTTGTTGGAATTCGTTCGACTATTACAAGATTGTCTCATCTTTTGAGAGAACACGATGAAGAACTATGGCGTCATCTTGAGGTCACGACCAAA GTCAACCCCCAATTTTATGCATTTAGGTGGATTACTCTCCTCTTGACTCAGGACTTCAATTTTTCGGAGATCCTTCGGATTTGGGACACCCTTTTAAGTGATCCTGATGGTCTACAG GAGACACTTCTACGAATATGCTGTGCAATGCTAATTCTCGTTCGGAGGCGCCTCCTGGCGGGTGATTTCACTTCTAATCTCAAATTGCTGCAAAGTTATCCTTCTACAAACATTAGTCATTTGCTCCATGTTGCCAATAAGTTACGTGTACAGTCAGTGTAA
- the LOC131628794 gene encoding protein transport protein SEC23 G-like: MDFVELEAVEGLRWSWNSWPTSKSELIIPPTIMCTPLSQQGTDLPLLPYDPLLCTRCGAVLNPYARLDYQSRIWHCPFCSQRNPFPRSIADANLPAELFPTYTTVEYSSSLPFHPPAFVFVIDVSSTEDDLRSLKNELLLLLHHLPDSAIVGLITFDSMVYLHDLRYSHCSRLVILHGERQFSSDQIRQFLNISRPHQLHIGQTQPVPKQGFLVPISECEFSITAAIEDIHSTYKFRSGSRPPRSTGAAISAALGLLECCFVNTGSRIMVFTSGPATLGPGLVVDSDFRQTMRTHSDIFNGQVRHHSKSCSFYRQIAKRLSDASVVLDLFACSLDQVGAAELREPIERSGGFMILAESFESDQFSKCLRHLFKHDDEGFLKMNFDATIEIVTTKDVKISGALGPCVSLKKKNASVSETEIGQGGTYVWKLNTLSERTCIAFFFQVSDDQKMQPSSAFLIQFITRYRQGSMGHRKRVTTAARRWVANHSTDIAAGFDQEAAASVMARLAILRAETCHARDVVRWLDDTLIRFTSKFGDYVPEDPSSFRLSSNFSLYPQFMFHLRRSQFIDVSNTTPDETAYFRLMLNREGVVGSLIMIQPTLFQYSFDGPPVPVLLDIRSICPDSILLFDSFFLVVIHYGSKIAQWKKLGYDKDPDHENFRKLLEAPELDAEQLVTERVPVPKMIRCDQHSSQARFLLAKLNPSVTQNSTYTDGSDIIFTDDLSLQVFLDQLQILAVQG, translated from the exons atggaTTTCGTCGAATTGGAGGCCGTAGAAGGCCTCCGATGGTCCTGGAACTCCTGGCCAACATCCAAATCGGAACTCATAATCCCCCCAACAATCATGTGCACTCCATTATCCCAACAAGGCACCGACCTCCCTCTCCTCCCTTACGATCCCCTCCTCTGCACCCGATGCGGCGCCGTTTTAAACCCCTACGCTCGTCTCGATTACCAATCGCGTATCTGGCACTGTCCCTTTTGTTCTCAGAGAAACCCTTTCCCTCGTTCCATCGCCGACGCTAATCTCCCCGCTGAACTTTTTCCGACTTACACTACCGTTGAGTACTCTTCTAGTTTGCCTTTTCACCCTCCCGCTTTTGTTTTTGTAATCGATGTTTCTTCGACGGAAGATGATCTTCGGTCGCTTAAGAATGAGCTATTACTTCTTCTTCACCATTTGCCTGATAGTGCTATTGTTGGTTTGATCACGTTTGATTCTATGGTTTATCTTCATGATCTTCGATATTCTCATTGTTCAAGGCTTGTTATCTTACACGGTGAGCGTCAattttcttctgatcag ATAAGGCAGTTCCTCAACATCAGTCGTCCCCACCAGCTGCATATTGGGCAAACGCAGCCTGTGCCAAAGCAGGGATTTCTGGTTCCAATTTCAGAATGTGAGTTCAGCATCACTGCTGCAATTGAAGATAtacattccacctacaaattcAGGTCCGGTAGCCGACCCCCGAGGTCCACTGGAGCTGCAATTTCAGCTGCCCTTGGACTTTTAGAGTGTTGTTTTGTAAATACTGGCTCCAGAATCATGGTCTTCACTTCAGGACCTGCTACTCTTGGACCTGGTCTAGTTGTGGACTCTGATTTCAGGCAAACCATGAGAACGCACAGTGATATTTTCAATGGTCAAGTGAGGCATCATTCTAAATCTTGCAGTTTCTACAGACAGATTGCCAAGAGGCTGTCTGATGCGTCAGTTGTTCTTGATCTGTTTGCTTGTTCCCTTGATCAAGTTGGGGCTGCAGAGCTTCGAGAACCCATTGAGCGCTCGGGTGGATTTATGATTCTTGCCGAATCCTTTGAATCCGATCAATTCAGCAAATGTCTAAGGCACTTGTTTAAGCATGATGATGAGGGCTTTTTGAAGATGAATTTTGATGCAACCATTGAAATAGTGACCACTAAAGATGTTAAAATCTCTGGAGCTCTTGGACCTTGCGTGTCTCTTAAGAAAAAGAACGCATCAGTGAGCGAGACTGAGATTGGACAAGGTGGTACCTATGTGTGGAAGTTGAACACACTCTCTGAGCGAACTTGCATTGCTTTTTTCTTCCAAGTGAGTGATGATCAGAAAATGCAGCCCAGCTCTGCATTTTTAATTCAGTTTATAACACGGTACAGGCAGGGGAGCATGGGACACCGAAAAAGAGTCACCACTGCTGCAAGAAGATGGGTTGCGAATCATTCCACAGATATTGCTGCTGGGTTTGATCAAGAAGCAGCAGCTTCGGTTATGGCACGACTTGCCATTCTCCGAGCAGAGACATGCCATGCCCGCGATGTTGTTAGATGGCTTGATGACACGCTTATTCGTTTCACCTCTAAGTTTGGGGACTATGTGCCAGAAGATCCTTCTTCCTTCCGCTTATCTTCCAACTTTTCCCTTTATCCCCAATTTATGTTCCACTTAAGGAGATCCCAGTTTATTGATGTCTCTAACACTACTCCTGATGAGACTGCATATTTCCGTCTTATGCTGAACCGTGAGGGAGTAGTTGGGTCCCTTATAATGATTCAACCTACACTTTTCCAATATTCATTTGATGGGCCACCTGTACCTGTACTTCTAGATATTCGTTCTATTTGTCCTGATTCTATCTTGCTCTTTGATTCTTTCTTCCTTGTGGTGATTCATTATGGGTCCAAGATTGCTCAGTGGAAGAAGCTTGGTTATGATAAGGACCCAGATCATGAGAACTTTAGAAAGCTGTTGGAAGCCCCAGAATTAGATGCAGAGCAATTGGTGACTGAACGGGTTCCAGTGCCAAAGATGATAAGATGTGACCAGCATAGTAGTCAGGCTAGGTTTCTTCTTGCCAAGTTGAATCCATCTGTTACTCAAAATTCAACATACACAGATGGTTCGGATATCATCTTTACCGATGACTTGAGCTTGCAAGTATTTCTAGATCAATTGCAGATACTAGCAGTGCAAGGCTGA